In Fibrobacter sp. UWB13, the genomic window TTGCCAACACACGCAAAACATCTAATTCTTGAATACGTTTTTGCATAAAGTTAAAATAGCAAACTAATTAAAAAAAGAAACCCCACAGTTGCCTGCGGGATTCCTTTAAGCTTTAGTTTAAAACCAAATTAAGCTTCAGCTTCTTCGGACTTTTCAGCCTTCTTCTTGGAAGCCTTCTTCTTCGGAGCAACAGCGTCGCCAATCGTGGTGCCGTTTTCGCCCGGCTTGTGGGAGTCCATCCAAGCCTTGAGTTCAGCGGATTCACGGTTCTTGAAGTAGTCAACAACGGAGAGGTAGATCTTGCGGTTGTTCTGATCGATTTCGGTCACGACAGCCGGAACTTCGTCGCCAACCTTGAATGCATCGGCCGGAACCTTGATGTATTCAGCAGTGAGCTTGGAGACCGGGATAAAGCCTTCGATACCGTCAGCGAGTTCAACCACGACGCCGCGGTCGAGCATGCGAACGATCTTGCCCTTGACTTCAGAGTCAACCGGGTAGGTGGAATCGATAGAATCCCACGGGTCTTCGGTGAGGTGCTTCATGGAGAGAGAAATGCGGCGCTTTTCCTTATCGACGGCGAGCACGACGCATTCAACCTTGTCACCCTTCTTGACCATTTCGTTCGGGTGGGTGATCTTCTTGGTCCAGGACATGTCAGAGACGTGGATGAGGCCATCAACACCTTCCTTGATTTCGACGAATGCGCCGAAGGAAGCGATGTTGCGGATTTCACCGACGACGCGTGCGCCCGGCGGAAGTTCGGTTTCGATAGAATCCCACGGATCAGATTCGAGCTGCTTCATGCCGAGAGAGATACGTTCTGCATCTTCTTCAACCTTGAGAACAACAGCTTCGACTTCCTGACCGACGGTGAGGATTTTGGACGGGTGCTTGACGTGCTGGGTCCAGGACATTTCAGAAACGTGGATGAGACCTTCAACACCGCTGTCGAGTTCGACGAATGCACCGTAATCAGTGATGGAAACAACCTTACCCTTGACGATAGCGCCTTCCGGATAACGTTCGGCGATATCCTTCCACGGATGCGGCTTAAGCTGCTTCATGCCGAGAGAGATGCGTTCCTTCTTGTCGTTGAAGTCGAGAACCATAACTTCGACTTCCTGACCGAGCTGAAGCATTTCGGACGGGTGGTTGATGCGCTTGTAGCTCATGTCGGTGATGTGGAGGAGGCCATCTACGCCGCCAAGGTCGATGAATGCACCGAAGTCGGTGATGTTCTTGACGATACCCTTGCGGACCTGGTTCTTCTCGAGAGTTTCGAGAACGTCGCCACGCTGCTTGTTGCGTTCTTCTTCGAGAACAACACGGCGAGAAACGACGATGTTGCGACGAGCCTTGTTGACCTTGATAACCTTGAGGTCGAATTCCTGGCCGATAAGAGCGTTGATGTCCGGAATCTGACGGAGGTCGATCTGAGAGCCCGGGAGGAAGGCATCGATACCAAAGAGGTCGACGACAACGCCGCCCTTGATGCGCTTCGTGAGAGTGCCGCGTACGACTTCGTTGTTTTCGAATGCAGCGTGGATGCGATCCCACACGCGAACGAAGTCAGCCTTCTGCTTGGAGAGGATGAGGCGACCGTCTTCGTCTTCGAGCTTTTCGACGAACACTTCGATTTCGGAACCGAGTTCGAGAGAATCAGTATCCTTGAATTCGGCGCGATCAATAACGCCTTCGGACTTGTAGTTCACGTCGACGAGAACTTCCTGGTCGTTCACCTGGCTGATCTTACCCGTGACGAGCTTGCCCTGTTCGAGGCAGCCCATGCCGGCATAGACGTCAGCGTTAGCCTTGCGGAAGTCCGGGGAGCATTCACCCTGGGCGGCGAGAATTTCTTCGAGATCTTCTTGAGTTCCGAATTTGAGATTTTGAGACATATTAGTTAATTGGGTTGTGGTAACAAAGGATTCAGGCTACGCCACTACACCTACGTAGTCGAGAATCTTTTGAACCTGTTGTTCGATTGAGATGTGTGTAGTGTCAATTTCAATAGCATCGTCCGCCTTCTTTAACGGGGCGGTCGCACGAGAGGA contains:
- a CDS encoding 30S ribosomal protein S1, with product MSQNLKFGTQEDLEEILAAQGECSPDFRKANADVYAGMGCLEQGKLVTGKISQVNDQEVLVDVNYKSEGVIDRAEFKDTDSLELGSEIEVFVEKLEDEDGRLILSKQKADFVRVWDRIHAAFENNEVVRGTLTKRIKGGVVVDLFGIDAFLPGSQIDLRQIPDINALIGQEFDLKVIKVNKARRNIVVSRRVVLEEERNKQRGDVLETLEKNQVRKGIVKNITDFGAFIDLGGVDGLLHITDMSYKRINHPSEMLQLGQEVEVMVLDFNDKKERISLGMKQLKPHPWKDIAERYPEGAIVKGKVVSITDYGAFVELDSGVEGLIHVSEMSWTQHVKHPSKILTVGQEVEAVVLKVEEDAERISLGMKQLESDPWDSIETELPPGARVVGEIRNIASFGAFVEIKEGVDGLIHVSDMSWTKKITHPNEMVKKGDKVECVVLAVDKEKRRISLSMKHLTEDPWDSIDSTYPVDSEVKGKIVRMLDRGVVVELADGIEGFIPVSKLTAEYIKVPADAFKVGDEVPAVVTEIDQNNRKIYLSVVDYFKNRESAELKAWMDSHKPGENGTTIGDAVAPKKKASKKKAEKSEEAEA